From the Kogia breviceps isolate mKogBre1 chromosome 3, mKogBre1 haplotype 1, whole genome shotgun sequence genome, one window contains:
- the LOC131753743 gene encoding protein kish-A: protein MSAIFNFQSLLTVILLLICTCAYIRSLAPSLLDRNKTGLLGIFWKCARIGERKSPYVAVCCIVMAFSILFIQ from the coding sequence ATGTCTGCCATTTTCAATTTTCAGAGTCTGTTGACTGTAATCTTGCTGCTTATATGTACCTGTGCTTATATCCGATCCTTGGCACCCAGCCTCCTGGACAGGAATAAAACTGGGTTGTtgggtatattttggaagtgtgCCAGAATTGGTGAACGGAAGAGTCCTTATGTTGCGGTATGCTGTATTGTGATGGCCTTCAGCATCCTCTTCATACAGTAG